The DNA region GCCCGCCGTGGCCTCCAGCGCGCCCGACAGCATCTCGGACTCCAGGGCGATCAGGGCCGTGCCGCCCAGCAGCACCCCCAGACTCAGCGGCAGCGACCAGGGCTGCGCCGGCTGCCCGTGCCCGCCCTCGTCCGAGTCCGCCAGCGCGAACACGTCCTTGTGCGTCACCAGCGTGTACACCAGGTTCAGCAGGTACACCACGATCAGGATGACCGCCACGCCCAGACTGAGCTTCTCGTCCAGGTTCCCGCGCTGCCCCGCCTCCGCCGCGAAGCCCGGCAGCTGCTCGGTGTAATCGAACACCGCCGGCAGCGTCAGGGTGATCACCGTCAGGAACAGCATGGCGCTGAGCTGCCCCGCGTTCGCCGCGTTGAACCGCTGCGGCGCCCGCGCCAGCCCGGCCGCCACGATCGCCAGCCCCAGCCCCAGCAGCGCGTTCCCGATGATCGACCCCGTGATCTGCGCCTTGACGACCTCCACATTCCCGCTCAGCAGGATGAAAATCGCGATGATCAGCTCCGCCATGTTCCCGAACGTGACGTTCAGCAGCCCGCCGATCGTCGGGCCGGCGTGTACCGCCACATGCTCCGTCGCCCGGCGCAGCCAATCGGCCAGCGGCACGATCGCCAGGACCGCCGCCGCGAACACCCACAGCGGCGGCGAATGAAACACGTACTTGAGCAGCAGGCTGATCGGAATGAAGGCCATCAGCGCATTCATGAACATGCCGGCATTCTCCCCAGCCCCGGCCCGCCTGCGGATGACCGGGGCGTTCACGGTTCCCGGGCGATCCGGCGCTACCCGTAGCTGTAGCCGCGCACCCGGTACGGCACGTCCAGCGCCGCGAGCCGCACCGCGCGCAGCGTGACCGCCTGCCCCTCCCGTTCGGCGTAGGCGTCCACGATCAGGGCGCGGGCGTCGCGCAGCAGCTGCCGGTGCGCGTCCCACAGGTCCGGGGAGATCACCATCTGCGCGCGGTGCGGGCCGTCCTCCAGCACGAAGAAGGCGTACCCGCGTGCGGTCGGGGGACGCTGCCGGGCCACGATCAGGCCCGCAGTGCGCACCTGCACCCGGTGTCCCACCCGCGAGAGCGGCACGCAGCCCAGGTCGTTCAGGGCGCCGCGCAGCAGGCCGATGGGATGCAGGCCGCCCTCCGAGAGGCGCTTGGTGCCGTGGTCCCAGGCGAGGCGTTCGGCGTCGGTCAGCGGCGGCAGGGGCGGCGGGTCAGGCACGGGGGAGAGCAGCGGCGCCTCCCCGGGCCGCAGGGCCTGTTCCAGCACGCCCGCGCGGTACAGCGCCTCCCGGCGGGCGTGCAGCGCGTCGAAGGCACCTGCGCGGGCCAGGGCGTCCAGCGTGCCGGGCTTCAGGCGCACCCGGCCGTGCAGGGCCGCGAGATCCAGGTACGGCCCGTGGGCGTGGCGGTCCAGGACGATGGCCTGCGCGTCGGCCTCGTTCACGCCCTGCACCGCGCCCAGCGGGACCCGCACGGCGTCCCTCGCCTCGGCGCGGTAGCGCACGTGCGAGCGGTTCACGTCCAGCGGCAGCATCCGCACGCCCCAGCGCGCCGCTTCCTGCACCAGCGTCCCGGCCGGCCACATGCCCGGCGCCTCCTGCAACACCCCCGCCAGGAAGGGCGCCGGCCAGTGCTCGCGCACCCAGGCGCTCGCGTACGTGTGGAACGCGAAGGCGTGCGCGTGGCTTTCCGCGAACCCGAAGCCCTGGAAGGCCGCGCACCACTCGAACACCTCCTCGGACTCGAACGGGAACGCCCCGTGCGTGCGGGCGGCGCCCAGCATGAAGCGCTGGCGCAGCGCCTCCCGTTCCGGGCCGCGCGGATGGCGGCTCAGCGCCTTGCGGAACCGTTCGGCCTCGGCCCACGGCAGCCCCGCGAAGTGGTGGATGAGCCGCAGAATCTGCTCCTGGAACAGGATCACGCCGTGCGTGGGCGCCAGGATGCCGCGCACGGGCTCCATCACGTCCGGCACCCGCTCCTGCCCCCGGGCGCGGCGCACGTACGGGTGCACGGTGTTCGACTGGATGGGCCCGGGGCGGAACAGCGCGATCTGGTGCGCCAGCTGCTCGCGGGTCCGGGCGCGCAGCTGCGTGCTCAGGCGCGTCTGTCCGGGGCTTTCCACCTGGAAGACGCCCAGCGTGTCCCCACGCGACAGCCGCGCCCACACGCGCGGGTCGTCGTGGTTCTGGATCTCGCCGAAGTCCAGGTACGGCCCGCCCAGGCGCACCACCTCCTCCCGCGCGCGTTCCAGCGCGGCGAGCATCCGCAGCCCCAGCAGGTCCAGCTTGATCAGGCCGGCGTCCTCGGCGTCGTCCTTGTTCAGCATCAGCATGCGGATCCCGCCGGAACTGGTCACCAGCGGCGAGAACTGCGTCAGCGGCTGCGCGCTGAGCACCACCCCGCCCGAGTGCGGCGCGAGGTGCCGCACGAACCCGTCCTCCATCAGCGCCAGCAATTCCAGCAGCGTGCCCTTCACCGGCGCGGACCCCAGCACCTCGTCGAAGGCCGGCGCCGCCCGGGCCGCCTGCGCCGGCGCGAGATGCCGGAAGTCGCGGCCCAGCGCCCGCGTCAGCCGGTCGCGCAGTTCCGGCGGCACGCCCAGCGCCCGGCCCAGGTCCTGCACCGCGCTCGGCAGGCGGTACGTGATGCGGTTGGCGACCATCGCCTCCCCGCTCCCGGTGCCGCGGAAGCGCTCCTCCACCCAGGCGATCACCTCCCGCCGCCGGTGCGACGCGATGTCGATGTCCACGTCCGGCATGCTGGTCAGGCCGGTGTGCAGGAAGCGTTCGAACAGCAGGTTGTGCCGCAGCGGTTCCTCGTTCGTGATGCCCAGCAGGTGACACAGCACGCTCCCCGCCGCGCTGCCCCGGCCCGCCGCGAGAATTCCCTCGCCCCGGCAGAAGTCCGTGACCTCCGCCGCCACCAGGAAAAACCCCGCCAGGTTCAGTTCGGCCGCCACCGCCAGTTCCTTTTCCAGCTGCGCCCGCGCCCGCCGCGCGCCCTCCGGGGCCGGGTAACGCTCCGGCAGGGCCGCCTCGCACCGCGCCCGCAGGAACGCCAGCGGCGACTGCCCGGCCGGGACGTGGGGCGCGGGCACGCTGAATCCTTGCCCCAGCAGCTCCACGCGGCACTCCGCGGCCAGCCGGTCGGCGTTCGCCAGCGCGTCCGGGTACGGCAGCACCCGCCCCCACGCCGCCGGGGTGCGCAGGCACGCCGCGTCGTTGCGGGGCCGCTGCGCGTGCGGCGTGTGCACGTCGATGCCCAGCCGCGCGCAGGCCAGGGCGTCCAGCAGCGGGAACTGCCGGTGGTGGGCCATGGCGATCCCCGGGGCCGCCACCGCCGGGACGCCCACCTCCCGCGCCAGCAGCCACAACTGCCGCGCGCGCCGCCCGTCCCCCGGCTGCCCCCCGTGAAACAGGCTCACGAACAGCCGGTGTGGGAACGCCGCCCTCAGCGTCTCCAGCGTGCCCAGCACCTCGCTCACCCGCTTCTGCGCCAGCAGGCCCGCCGGGAACCCGTCCCGCCCGCCGGTGAGCAGAAACACGTCCGCGGCGTGCTCCAGCAGTTCCGGCAGGGTCACGCGCCGCTCCTCCCGGGCCAGGGCGAGCGTGAGCAGTTCGTTCACGCCCCGGAAGCCCGCGCGGTTCCCGGCCAGCAGCGTCACCGGAAACACCCCTATCGGGAACACGACTGGCAGCGTCGCCCCGACCGGCGTGTGCAGCCCTGTGGCCTGCCCCGCCCGGACCAGTTCCACGCTGCCGGCCGTGCTCACCTCGTCCGTCAGGCCCAGCCCGGTAAAGCCGCGCCGCGCCGCCTCCCGCACCAGCGCCGCGGGGCTGCACACGCCCGCGCCCGGCGAGAAGAAGGACCGCGCGGTGAGCAGCGTGGTCAGGCGCGGGGCAGGCACGGCCGCCGCCTCAGTCCGCCACCCGCGCGAGCACCCACGACGGCCCGCCCGGCCCCTGCACGCGGTAGACCTCGGCGGT from Deinococcus ficus includes:
- the dnaE gene encoding DNA polymerase III subunit alpha; amino-acid sequence: MPAPRLTTLLTARSFFSPGAGVCSPAALVREAARRGFTGLGLTDEVSTAGSVELVRAGQATGLHTPVGATLPVVFPIGVFPVTLLAGNRAGFRGVNELLTLALAREERRVTLPELLEHAADVFLLTGGRDGFPAGLLAQKRVSEVLGTLETLRAAFPHRLFVSLFHGGQPGDGRRARQLWLLAREVGVPAVAAPGIAMAHHRQFPLLDALACARLGIDVHTPHAQRPRNDAACLRTPAAWGRVLPYPDALANADRLAAECRVELLGQGFSVPAPHVPAGQSPLAFLRARCEAALPERYPAPEGARRARAQLEKELAVAAELNLAGFFLVAAEVTDFCRGEGILAAGRGSAAGSVLCHLLGITNEEPLRHNLLFERFLHTGLTSMPDVDIDIASHRRREVIAWVEERFRGTGSGEAMVANRITYRLPSAVQDLGRALGVPPELRDRLTRALGRDFRHLAPAQAARAAPAFDEVLGSAPVKGTLLELLALMEDGFVRHLAPHSGGVVLSAQPLTQFSPLVTSSGGIRMLMLNKDDAEDAGLIKLDLLGLRMLAALERAREEVVRLGGPYLDFGEIQNHDDPRVWARLSRGDTLGVFQVESPGQTRLSTQLRARTREQLAHQIALFRPGPIQSNTVHPYVRRARGQERVPDVMEPVRGILAPTHGVILFQEQILRLIHHFAGLPWAEAERFRKALSRHPRGPEREALRQRFMLGAARTHGAFPFESEEVFEWCAAFQGFGFAESHAHAFAFHTYASAWVREHWPAPFLAGVLQEAPGMWPAGTLVQEAARWGVRMLPLDVNRSHVRYRAEARDAVRVPLGAVQGVNEADAQAIVLDRHAHGPYLDLAALHGRVRLKPGTLDALARAGAFDALHARREALYRAGVLEQALRPGEAPLLSPVPDPPPLPPLTDAERLAWDHGTKRLSEGGLHPIGLLRGALNDLGCVPLSRVGHRVQVRTAGLIVARQRPPTARGYAFFVLEDGPHRAQMVISPDLWDAHRQLLRDARALIVDAYAEREGQAVTLRAVRLAALDVPYRVRGYSYG
- the cax gene encoding calcium/proton exchanger; this translates as MFMNALMAFIPISLLLKYVFHSPPLWVFAAAVLAIVPLADWLRRATEHVAVHAGPTIGGLLNVTFGNMAELIIAIFILLSGNVEVVKAQITGSIIGNALLGLGLAIVAAGLARAPQRFNAANAGQLSAMLFLTVITLTLPAVFDYTEQLPGFAAEAGQRGNLDEKLSLGVAVILIVVYLLNLVYTLVTHKDVFALADSDEGGHGQPAQPWSLPLSLGVLLGGTALIALESEMLSGALEATAGQLGLSEFFLGVIVLAVVGNFAEYLAAVYFARQGQMGLAVNIAIGATVQVALLTAPLLVLIGYFLGHPMNLVFGSPLEIIAIIAVALTVTAVTKDGETTWFEGVLLLAVYAALALAFYFVTPRGAEGAGEAALHLVRALAA